Within Pseudorca crassidens isolate mPseCra1 chromosome 8, mPseCra1.hap1, whole genome shotgun sequence, the genomic segment AGATAGAGCATGTCGTTTAGACTTGGACTTGAATGTGATTCCTGCCCTGCTGCCAGTGGGAATGTGGTTAAGTAACTTAGTACCTTTCCaaagctcagtttcttcattactAAGATGGGTATAATAACATGTATAAAGAGGCTGTGTGAGAATCAGATTACATTATGTGCATAATGTACCCAGTGTATGATCTAGCCTATAATACACTATTAAAACATGATATCTGTTGCTGTTATTACTAGTCAGAGAAGGCAAAAGATGGAAGTCTGaccaagtgatttttttcccccaggagaGTTAAGCCCTGTGTCTCCAACATGGAAGTGGAGAACCAGACACGGGTCACCAGGTTCCTTCTGGTGGGGTTTCCTGGGAACTGGGGTGTGCGTGCAACAGTGTTCCTCATGTTGCTCGTGGCCTATATTCCGACAGTGGCTGAAAATGTGATCGTCATCCTGTTGGTGCAGCAGAACCTGCCACTGCACGAGCCTGTGTACTTCTTCGTGGCCAGCCTGTCCTTGGAGACCTGGTGCATCTCTGTGACTGTACCCaggttgctgttttgtttttggtccGTGAGCAACAGCATCTCCTTCACTCACTGTATGATacaactttacttcttcattGCACTCAAGTGCACAGAACGTGTGCTCCTGGCTGCCGTGGCCTGTGACCGTTATGTGGCCATCTGCCGCCCACTGCACTGCCCCACCATTATGAGCCATGGGCTCTGCTTCCTCCTGCCTCTTGGTTCCTGTACCAATGGCTTTGGCATCTCCTTGGCTAAGATCTACTGCATCTCTTGCCTCAGCTTCTGTGGCCCCAATATCGTCGATCATTTCTTCTGTGATATCTGTCCAGTACTTAAGCTCTCCTGCACAGACATGTCCACAGCTGAACTGGTGGACTTTGTCCCGGCACTGGTCATCTTCCTCTCCCCCCCGCTCTCACTGTCCTGTCCTGTGGATGCATTCTGGCCACCATCCTACGCATGCCCACAGGAAAGCAGAAGGCGTTTCCTGCTTGTGCCTCCCACCTCGTGGTGGGCACCATCTTCTCTTCAGCTGCTATTTTCATGT encodes:
- the OR6B1 gene encoding LOW QUALITY PROTEIN: olfactory receptor 6B1 (The sequence of the model RefSeq protein was modified relative to this genomic sequence to represent the inferred CDS: inserted 2 bases in 2 codons), whose protein sequence is MEVENQTRVTRFLLVGFPGNWGVRATVFLMLLVAYIPTVAENVIVILLVQQNLPLHEPVYFFVASLSLETWCISVTVPRLLFCFWSVSNSISFTHCMIQLYFFIALKCTERVLLAAVACDRYVAICRPLHCPTIMSHGLCFLLPLGSCTNGFGISLAKIYCISCLSFCGPNIVDHFFCDICPVLKLSCTDMSTAELVDFVPALVIFLSPXALTVLSCGCILATILRMPTGKQKAFPACASHLVVGTIFSSAAIFMYVWPRAIHAFNMNKXISIFYAIVTPALNPFIYCLRNREVREALKKLAYCQPPDLASLL